One Novosphingobium sp. EMRT-2 DNA segment encodes these proteins:
- the rpe gene encoding ribulose-phosphate 3-epimerase → MAVPLISPSILSADFARLGEEVRAIDAAGADWIHVDVMDGHFVPNITIGPGVVKALRPHTAKPFDVHLMISPVDGYLQAFADAGADIITVHPEAGPHVHRTVQAIRALGKKAGISLNPATPAKMLDYLIDEIDLVLIMSVNPGFGGQSFISSQLRKIEAVRKMIDKTGRPIHLEVDGGVDLETARLCTGAGADVLVAGTASFRGGPSHYAANIAALKGAG, encoded by the coding sequence TGTTCCGCTGATTTCGCCCTCGATCCTTTCCGCGGACTTCGCCCGTCTGGGCGAGGAAGTTCGCGCTATCGATGCCGCCGGCGCGGACTGGATTCATGTCGATGTGATGGACGGCCACTTCGTGCCCAATATCACCATCGGCCCCGGCGTGGTGAAGGCGCTGCGTCCGCACACGGCGAAGCCGTTCGATGTCCACCTGATGATCTCGCCGGTCGATGGCTACCTGCAGGCCTTTGCCGACGCCGGCGCCGACATCATCACCGTCCACCCCGAAGCCGGCCCGCACGTCCACCGCACGGTGCAGGCGATCCGGGCGCTGGGCAAGAAGGCCGGCATCTCGCTGAACCCCGCGACGCCGGCCAAGATGCTCGACTACCTCATCGACGAGATCGACCTGGTGCTGATCATGAGCGTCAACCCCGGCTTCGGCGGGCAGAGCTTCATTTCCAGCCAGCTTCGCAAGATCGAGGCGGTCCGCAAGATGATCGATAAGACCGGCCGGCCGATTCACCTCGAAGTGGATGGCGGGGTCGATCTCGAAACCGCCCGGCTGTGCACCGGGGCCGGCGCGGACGTGCTGGTGGCCGGAACCGCCAGTTTCCGTGGCGGACCGAGCCATTACGCGGCCAATATC